A genomic stretch from Oreochromis niloticus isolate F11D_XX linkage group LG11, O_niloticus_UMD_NMBU, whole genome shotgun sequence includes:
- the apoc2 gene encoding apolipoprotein C-II, producing the protein MNKLLVITVVVALFALSAESFRVPRQVDEEEQGTITKITDTVKSYYAGAVNTASEYLEQIKGLKLEEKAKNLYTETSNIMSTYLGIAQDQLYHIFHH; encoded by the exons ATGAATAAGCTGCTGGTTATCACCGTGGTTGTTGCACTTTTTGCACTCA GTGCTGAAAGCTTCCGTGTGCCAAGGCAGGTTGATGAGGAAGAGCAGGGGACCATCACAAAAATAACAGATACTGTCAAGTCCTACTATGCAGGTGCGGTCAACACTGCCAGTGAATACCTGGAACAGATCAAAGGCCTGAAGCTGGAGGAGAAGGCAAA GAATCTTTACACTGAAACTTCCAACATTATGAGCACCTATCTTGGCATTGCACAGGACCAGCTTTACCACATTTTTCACCATtaa
- the apoa2 gene encoding apolipoprotein A-II — MNAKYIFALILVLQVSMSLCTVVEPSPEMVDLYNTHKATFMKRLMNFYNKVHAAATPVLEGIRDNEHAQDAREFAENLQSKPEFQTFMKVATAIRQEAGPLVDRARTAALGVYEHYLRPHIGITLGRGIDHAKSFLDEVLPAE, encoded by the exons atgaatgcaaaatacatttttgcactGATCTTGGTGCTGCAGG TCTCTATGAGCCTGTGTACAGTTGTCGAACCATCGCCAGAAATGGTTGACTTGTATAACACCCACAAAGCCACATTCATGAAGAGACTGATGAACTTTTACAACAAGGTGCACGCTGCTGCCACTCCTGTTTTGGAGGGCATACGTGACAATGAGCATGCACAGGATGCCAGGGAATTTGCTGAAAATCTGCAGAGCAAGCCTGAGTTCCAAACCTTTATGAAAGTTGCCAC TGCCATCCGTCAGGAAGCAGGTCCCTTAGTGGACAGGGCTCGCACAGCAGCACTGGGTGTCTATGAACACTACCTGCGCCCCCACATTGGCATCACCCTGGGCAGGGGCATTGACCATGCTAAATCGTTCCTGGACGAAGTCCTGCCTGCTGAGTAA